One genomic region from Paroceanicella profunda encodes:
- a CDS encoding RNA pyrophosphohydrolase, with the protein MPHLTAEQIAELPYRPCVGLMIVSRDGRIFAGQRIDNPTPAWQMPQGGVDDGEDPQEAALRELWEETGITSDKVEILAETRDWIPYDLPHHLVPKLWKGRYRGQKQRWFLLRFLGTDHDIDIATEHPEFNRWTWLEPGVLLEKIVPFKRDTYRRVIEEFRELVG; encoded by the coding sequence ATGCCTCACCTCACCGCAGAACAGATCGCCGAACTGCCCTACAGGCCCTGCGTGGGCCTGATGATCGTCAGCCGGGATGGCCGCATCTTCGCCGGTCAGCGCATCGACAACCCGACCCCCGCCTGGCAGATGCCCCAGGGCGGCGTGGATGACGGGGAAGACCCGCAGGAGGCCGCGCTGCGCGAGCTGTGGGAGGAAACCGGGATCACGTCCGACAAGGTCGAGATCCTCGCCGAGACCCGGGACTGGATTCCCTACGACCTGCCGCATCACCTGGTGCCGAAACTGTGGAAGGGGCGCTATCGCGGCCAGAAGCAGCGCTGGTTCCTGCTGCGCTTCCTGGGCACCGACCACGACATCGACATCGCCACCGAACACCCGGAGTTCAACCGCTGGACCTGGCTGGAGCCCGGGGTGCTGCTGGAGAAGATCGTTCCCTTCAAGCGCGACACCTACCGCCGGGTGATCGAGGAATTCCGCGAACTCGTGGGCTGA
- a CDS encoding S41 family peptidase codes for MKKFAFAAIGGALAGAVVTTQFVVPVVAQENTDQKSTYEYLDLFGDIFERVRSSYVEEASDKELIEAAISGMLTSLDPHSSYLPPQDFDDMQVQTKGEFGGLGIEVTMENGFVKVVSPIDDTPASEAGLQPGDYITHLNGESVLGMNLTDAVDQMRGPVGSEVKITVVREGVDDPFEVTLVRDTIKIRASRARLEGNVVVLRVTTFNEQTYDQMAEGIKEQVEKAGGLDNVSGFVLDLRNNPGGLLNQAVAVSDAFLDKGEIVSTRGRDPQSGDRYNATEGDLTGGKPLVVLINGGSASASEIVAGALQDHRRAILIGAKSFGKGSVQTIMALQGEGAIRLTTARYYTPSGRSIQALGIEPDILVEERTMPSSEEDKPVPGRSEADLRGSLASAMTEEERKQFDEERARVEATAKLRSQDLQLAYALDVLKGLSVIQPEK; via the coding sequence ATGAAGAAGTTCGCCTTTGCCGCCATCGGTGGCGCGCTGGCGGGAGCCGTCGTCACCACGCAGTTCGTGGTTCCGGTGGTTGCCCAGGAGAACACCGACCAGAAGAGCACCTACGAGTATCTGGACCTGTTCGGCGACATTTTCGAGAGGGTGCGCTCCTCCTATGTCGAGGAAGCGAGCGACAAGGAACTCATCGAGGCCGCGATCAGCGGCATGCTCACCTCGCTGGACCCGCATTCCTCCTACCTGCCGCCGCAGGATTTCGACGACATGCAGGTGCAGACCAAGGGCGAATTCGGCGGCCTCGGCATCGAGGTGACGATGGAGAACGGCTTCGTGAAGGTGGTCTCGCCCATCGACGACACGCCCGCCTCCGAGGCAGGCCTGCAGCCGGGAGACTACATCACCCACCTCAACGGCGAATCCGTGCTGGGCATGAACCTCACCGACGCGGTGGACCAGATGCGCGGCCCCGTGGGCTCCGAGGTGAAGATCACCGTGGTGCGCGAGGGCGTGGACGACCCGTTCGAGGTCACCCTGGTGCGCGACACGATCAAGATCCGCGCCTCCCGCGCGAGGCTGGAGGGCAACGTGGTGGTGCTGCGCGTGACCACCTTCAACGAGCAGACCTATGACCAGATGGCCGAGGGCATCAAGGAGCAGGTGGAGAAGGCCGGCGGCCTGGACAATGTCTCCGGCTTCGTGCTCGACCTGCGCAACAACCCCGGCGGGCTCCTGAACCAGGCCGTCGCGGTGTCCGACGCCTTCCTCGACAAGGGCGAGATCGTCTCCACCCGCGGTCGCGACCCGCAGTCGGGCGACCGCTACAACGCAACCGAAGGCGATCTCACCGGCGGCAAGCCGCTGGTGGTGCTGATCAACGGCGGCTCCGCCTCGGCCTCCGAGATCGTGGCCGGCGCGCTGCAGGATCACCGCCGCGCCATCCTCATCGGCGCGAAGAGCTTCGGCAAGGGCTCGGTGCAGACCATCATGGCGCTGCAGGGCGAGGGGGCCATCCGCCTCACCACGGCGCGCTACTACACGCCCTCGGGCCGCTCCATCCAGGCGCTGGGCATCGAGCCCGACATCCTGGTGGAGGAGCGCACCATGCCGAGTTCCGAGGAAGACAAGCCCGTCCCGGGCCGCTCGGAAGCCGACCTGCGCGGTTCGCTCGCCAGCGCGATGACCGAGGAGGAGCGCAAGCAGTTCGACGAGGAGCGCGCCCGCGTGGAGGCGACCGCGAAGCTGCGCTCGCAGGATCTCCAGCTCGCCTATGCGCTGGACGTCCTGAAAGGCCTTTCGGTCATCCAGCCGGAGAAGTAA
- a CDS encoding murein hydrolase activator EnvC family protein, translated as MRAARALALGAAVLLAGAGGAAALEDPISQAGRAADKVTAAAANLAAAGDSQNRLAAYGQAVQAYEAGLAAVRDGMRALSGRISELQARIDSRSDELSNILGLLQIVERSPTPVQLLHPSGPLGAARAAHLMADISPALESELIQLQTILAEMEALRESQDKARASLRAGLAGVQNARAALAEALSERTPGPAADPGEIDALRSGAISLRDFAETLKDAPGGGLEDSHFETAKGALHLPVAGKLLRGFGQKDASGLARPGIILQAPAHAIVTTPWRATLRYAGEFLDYGEIAILEPQEGYLLILAGLGSIDRRVGEVLEKGEPVGTLGGLQPDAEEFLIDGTAGNREIRSETLYMELRIDGEPVDPTTWFGLAPEQEGSQ; from the coding sequence ATGAGGGCGGCGCGCGCCCTCGCGCTCGGCGCGGCGGTGCTCCTGGCCGGGGCGGGCGGGGCGGCGGCGCTCGAGGACCCGATCTCCCAGGCCGGCCGCGCCGCGGACAAGGTGACGGCGGCTGCCGCCAACCTGGCCGCCGCCGGCGATTCGCAGAACCGGCTGGCCGCCTATGGTCAGGCGGTGCAGGCCTATGAGGCCGGGCTCGCGGCGGTGCGCGACGGGATGCGCGCGCTGTCCGGGCGCATCTCCGAGCTGCAGGCGCGCATCGACAGCCGGAGCGACGAGCTGTCGAACATCCTCGGGCTGCTGCAGATCGTCGAGCGCTCGCCCACGCCGGTGCAGCTGCTCCACCCCTCCGGGCCGCTGGGCGCCGCGCGGGCGGCGCACCTGATGGCCGACATCTCGCCGGCGCTGGAATCCGAGCTCATCCAGCTCCAGACCATCCTCGCGGAGATGGAAGCCCTGCGCGAGAGCCAGGACAAGGCCCGCGCCAGCCTGCGCGCCGGGCTGGCCGGGGTGCAGAACGCCCGCGCCGCGCTGGCCGAGGCGCTGTCCGAGCGCACGCCCGGCCCGGCGGCGGACCCGGGCGAGATCGACGCGCTGCGCTCCGGCGCCATCTCGCTGCGCGATTTCGCCGAGACGCTGAAGGACGCGCCGGGTGGCGGCCTGGAGGACAGCCATTTCGAGACGGCCAAAGGCGCGCTGCACCTGCCGGTCGCCGGCAAGCTGCTGCGCGGCTTCGGGCAGAAGGACGCCTCCGGCCTCGCCCGCCCCGGCATCATCCTCCAGGCCCCCGCGCATGCCATCGTCACCACGCCCTGGCGGGCCACGCTGCGCTATGCGGGGGAGTTTCTGGACTACGGCGAGATCGCGATCCTGGAGCCGCAGGAGGGCTACCTGCTCATCCTCGCGGGGCTGGGCAGCATCGACCGCCGGGTGGGCGAGGTGCTCGAAAAGGGCGAGCCGGTGGGCACGCTCGGGGGCTTGCAACCGGATGCTGAAGAATTTTTGATCGACGGCACGGCAGGAAACCGCGAGATTCGCTCCGAAACCCTTTATATGGAACTCAGGATCGACGGTGAGCCCGTGGACCCCACGACGTGGTTTGGTCTCGCACCGGAACAGGAAGGATCACAATGA
- the gpmI gene encoding 2,3-bisphosphoglycerate-independent phosphoglycerate mutase: MTVPKPVVLCILDGWGLSPSREANAVALADTPNFDRVMAGCPNSTLTAHGPAVGLPEGQMGNSEVGHTNIGAGRIVWMDLPRIDKAIDDDAFDDIAALQALIARLKETGGTAHVAGLASPGGVHAHQRHMARLANVIAAAGVPVAVHAFLDGRDVAPKSAGGQIATLEAALEGPAIATLCGRFFAMDRDKRWDRVQAAYEGMVAGTGHAVASAAEAIEAGYARGETDEFIEPSILPGYSGMQDGDGLVFINFRADRAREILTALLDPAFDGFARSRVPAFAATCGMVEYSDALNPFMPAMFPSIEIVNTLGAWCERHDKTQFRLAETEKYPHVTFFLNGGVETPARGEDRYMAPSPKVKTYDLAPEMSAAEVADQLAGAIRGQKHDLIVVNFANPDMVGHTGDLGAAIRACEAVDKGVGQALEALEEVGGAMLLTADHGNCEVMVDPETGGPHTAHTLNPVPVVLIGGPEGATLRSGGKLGDLAPTLLALMGLPQPEEMTGESLIAS, encoded by the coding sequence ATGACCGTGCCGAAACCCGTCGTTCTCTGCATCCTTGACGGCTGGGGGCTGAGCCCCTCGCGTGAGGCGAATGCCGTGGCCCTTGCCGACACCCCGAACTTCGACCGGGTGATGGCCGGGTGCCCGAACAGCACCCTCACCGCGCATGGGCCCGCCGTCGGGCTGCCCGAGGGGCAGATGGGCAATTCCGAGGTCGGTCACACCAACATCGGCGCCGGGCGCATCGTGTGGATGGACCTGCCGCGCATCGACAAGGCCATCGACGATGACGCCTTCGACGACATCGCCGCCCTGCAGGCGCTCATCGCCAGGCTGAAGGAGACCGGGGGCACCGCGCATGTGGCCGGCCTCGCCTCGCCCGGCGGGGTGCACGCCCACCAGCGCCACATGGCGCGGCTTGCCAACGTGATCGCCGCCGCCGGGGTGCCGGTGGCCGTGCATGCGTTCCTCGACGGCCGCGACGTGGCGCCGAAGAGCGCCGGCGGGCAGATCGCCACGCTGGAGGCCGCGCTGGAGGGCCCGGCCATCGCCACGCTCTGCGGTCGCTTCTTCGCCATGGACCGCGACAAGCGCTGGGACCGGGTGCAGGCCGCCTATGAGGGCATGGTCGCGGGCACCGGCCATGCGGTCGCCAGCGCGGCGGAGGCCATCGAGGCCGGGTATGCCCGCGGCGAGACCGACGAGTTCATCGAGCCCAGCATCCTCCCCGGCTACTCCGGCATGCAGGACGGCGACGGGCTGGTGTTCATCAACTTCCGTGCCGACCGGGCGCGCGAGATCCTCACCGCGCTGCTGGACCCCGCGTTCGACGGCTTCGCGCGCAGCCGGGTGCCCGCCTTCGCCGCCACTTGCGGCATGGTGGAATATTCCGACGCGCTGAACCCGTTCATGCCGGCGATGTTCCCCTCCATCGAGATCGTGAACACCCTGGGCGCCTGGTGCGAGCGCCATGACAAGACCCAGTTCCGCCTCGCGGAGACGGAGAAATACCCGCATGTCACCTTCTTCCTCAACGGCGGGGTGGAAACCCCGGCCCGGGGGGAGGACCGCTACATGGCCCCCAGCCCGAAGGTGAAGACCTATGACCTCGCGCCCGAGATGTCGGCGGCCGAAGTGGCCGACCAGCTTGCCGGCGCCATCCGCGGCCAGAAGCACGACCTGATCGTGGTGAATTTCGCCAACCCCGACATGGTGGGCCACACCGGCGATCTCGGTGCCGCGATCCGCGCCTGCGAGGCGGTGGACAAGGGCGTGGGCCAGGCGCTGGAGGCGCTGGAGGAGGTGGGCGGCGCCATGCTGCTCACCGCCGACCACGGCAATTGCGAGGTGATGGTGGACCCGGAGACCGGCGGCCCCCACACCGCCCACACGCTGAACCCGGTGCCGGTGGTGCTGATCGGCGGGCCGGAGGGCGCGACGCTGCGCTCCGGCGGCAAGCTCGGCGATCTCGCCCCCACGCTGCTCGCCCTCATGGGCCTGCCGCAGCCGGAGGAGATGACCGGGGAAAGCCTGATCGCGTCATGA
- the rlmH gene encoding 23S rRNA (pseudouridine(1915)-N(3))-methyltransferase RlmH, giving the protein MRITLAAVGRLRAGPEADLVSEYLTRFDRSGRPLGLGPTRVAEVEDRKGGGMAAEAQLLRAAVPQGAALWVLDERGRTLDSPDFAGRLATLRDDGTRDLCLMIGGADGLDPELRAEAGFALSFGKMVWPHMLVRVMVAEQLYRAASILAGAPYHRA; this is encoded by the coding sequence ATGCGCATAACCCTCGCCGCCGTCGGGCGCCTGCGGGCCGGCCCGGAAGCCGACCTCGTGTCCGAATATCTCACCCGGTTCGACCGCAGCGGCCGGCCGCTGGGCCTCGGCCCGACGCGGGTGGCCGAGGTGGAGGACCGCAAGGGCGGCGGCATGGCGGCCGAAGCGCAGCTTCTGCGCGCGGCAGTGCCGCAGGGCGCCGCCCTCTGGGTGCTGGACGAGCGTGGCCGCACCCTCGATTCCCCCGATTTCGCCGGGCGTCTCGCGACGCTGCGCGACGATGGCACGCGCGACCTGTGCCTGATGATCGGCGGCGCCGACGGGCTCGACCCGGAGTTGCGCGCGGAAGCCGGCTTCGCGCTCTCCTTCGGCAAGATGGTCTGGCCGCACATGCTGGTGCGGGTGATGGTGGCCGAACAGCTTTACCGCGCGGCCTCCATCCTCGCCGGGGCGCCCTACCACCGCGCCTGA
- the rsfS gene encoding ribosome silencing factor, with product MKASALGSDEMLALILSSLDDDKAEDIVQVDLRGKSSVADYMVIATGRSTRQVAAMAEKLMDRVKQTSGESLRAEGMETADWVLIDAGDVIVHVFRPEVRDFYQLEKMWMPQGDSARVGASA from the coding sequence ATGAAGGCCAGTGCATTGGGAAGCGACGAGATGCTTGCCCTGATTCTGTCCTCGCTCGATGACGACAAGGCCGAAGACATCGTGCAGGTGGACCTGCGCGGGAAATCGTCCGTTGCCGACTACATGGTCATCGCCACCGGGCGGTCCACCCGTCAGGTCGCGGCCATGGCCGAGAAGCTGATGGACCGGGTGAAACAGACCAGCGGCGAGTCGCTGCGCGCCGAGGGCATGGAAACCGCGGACTGGGTGCTGATCGACGCGGGCGACGTGATCGTCCATGTCTTCCGCCCCGAAGTGCGGGACTTCTACCAGCTCGAGAAGATGTGGATGCCGCAGGGTGACAGCGCGCGGGTCGGCGCCTCCGCCTGA
- a CDS encoding pirin family protein: MSIRPVRASTISKPTREGAGVHLHRAFSYGDFEGVDPFLMLDDFRNDRRGTYEKGFPWHPHRGIETITYVLAGEVDHADSLGNKGMLKAGDVQWMTAGRGIMHQEMPRGNAAGQMHGFQLWANLPRRLKMTDPRYQDVPSAEIPVLTDDDGTVVRVVCGKYKGIGGPVDGIAAEPRYFDISVPPGKRKTFKVEVERHAFAYIFAGWGSFRDTSAPFGVLTEKETPDGREVHVRETSGNRSLVVFDRGDEVVVQAGDKGIRFLLVSGKPIKEPVAWYGPIVMNTEAELRQAVKELQTGKFIR, translated from the coding sequence ATGTCCATCCGCCCCGTCCGCGCCTCCACCATCTCGAAACCCACCCGGGAGGGCGCCGGCGTCCACCTGCACCGCGCCTTCAGCTATGGCGACTTCGAGGGCGTGGACCCGTTCCTGATGCTCGACGATTTCCGCAACGACCGCCGCGGCACCTATGAGAAGGGCTTCCCCTGGCATCCGCATCGCGGCATCGAGACCATCACCTACGTGCTGGCCGGCGAGGTCGACCATGCCGACAGCCTGGGCAACAAGGGCATGCTGAAGGCCGGCGACGTGCAGTGGATGACCGCCGGGCGCGGGATCATGCATCAGGAGATGCCGCGCGGGAACGCGGCCGGCCAGATGCACGGGTTCCAGCTCTGGGCCAACCTGCCGCGCCGCCTGAAGATGACCGACCCGCGCTATCAGGACGTGCCCTCCGCCGAGATCCCGGTTCTGACCGACGATGACGGCACCGTGGTGCGGGTGGTCTGCGGCAAGTACAAGGGCATCGGCGGCCCGGTCGACGGCATCGCCGCCGAGCCGCGCTACTTCGACATTTCCGTGCCGCCGGGCAAGCGCAAGACCTTCAAGGTGGAGGTGGAGCGCCACGCCTTCGCCTATATCTTCGCCGGCTGGGGCAGTTTCCGCGACACCTCCGCGCCCTTCGGCGTGCTGACCGAGAAGGAAACCCCGGACGGCCGCGAGGTCCACGTGCGCGAAACCTCGGGCAACCGCTCGCTGGTGGTGTTCGACCGGGGCGACGAGGTTGTGGTTCAGGCCGGCGACAAGGGCATCCGCTTCCTGCTGGTCTCCGGCAAGCCGATCAAGGAGCCGGTGGCCTGGTACGGCCCCATCGTGATGAACACCGAGGCGGAGCTGCGCCAGGCGGTGAAGGAACTGCAGACGGGCAAGTTCATCCGGTGA